A genomic stretch from Asterias rubens chromosome 7, eAstRub1.3, whole genome shotgun sequence includes:
- the LOC117292406 gene encoding matrix metalloproteinase-24-like: MIVRFSLVMKFDIALTVLCLVVLTSTEARPSSRRVNRQKTSPVVVSETVNYLKKYGYLNEDGGSIIIIHEEDPRFVAALQRMQGFFNLPPTGQLDPNTLKLTRKPRCGCPDVIDTTAQGLDDALVPQQLSVSGLSTRFRWFHTDVNYTFLNYPSGKGALKPTTVRQIMRKAFKKWSDVTPLTFSEVLSSSDDGADIKIQFARRRHNQEEPPVRYFDGPGGDVAHAFLPNSNWGDLDGDIHFDDEDMFTKDGTEGFALLLVAIHEIGHSLGLSHSYMENSVMWPYYKNAPTKGYTLPEFDVQNIQSIYGLGYGSLSETGMVAMSKPVGRAEPKDGRNKKQLPDAATAAMCQEPYTALLKMDTELFAFRDNMVWRIRIKDRQLLSPAKGESAKRYWNAMPSKITAAYQRHDGNVVFFKGDKYYVYKGKNREGRPGQISSMGVKRPMTALRASHLAPNKAYLLRGSEVWLYDEGAGTVDHGYPKPASEVWGDLPAGITGGEMLDSETTIFLKGTRYFEMDNNNRVTSPRGNQSNLFSVHFLGCK, translated from the exons ATGATCGTCCGTTTTTCTTTGGTCATGAAGTTTGATATAGCGTTGACCGTTCTGTGCCTCGTAGTTTTAACGAGCACCGAGGCCAGACCTTCTTCTCGGCGGGTGAATCGGCAAAAGACGTCCCCCGTTGTCGTCTCAGAAACTGTG AACTATTTAAAGAAGTATGGATATTTGAATGAAGATGGAGGGAGTATCATCATCATCCACGAAGAAGATCCTCGCTTTGTCGCCGCACTCCAGAGGATGCAGGGATTCTTTAATCTTCCACCAACGGGACAACTCGACCCGAATACTCTGAAGTTGACCCGCAAGCCTCGCTGTGGATGCCCTGATGTTATTGACACCACAGCACAGGGCCTCGATGACGCACTGGTACCACAACAGCTTAGTGTTTCAGGGTTGAGCACCAGATTTCGCTGGTTCCACACTGATGTCAATTACAC ATTTCTTAATTACCCATCTGGTAAAGGTGCTTTAAAGCCCACTACCGTTCGTCAAATCATGAGAAAGGCCTTCAAAAAGTGGAGTGACGTCACACCCTTGACATTTAGTGAGGTGTTAAGTTCCTCCGATGATGGGGCTGATATTAAGATCCAGTTTGCCCGTAGGAGGCACAACCAGGAGGAACCCCCCGTGAGGTACTTCGATGGACCGGGAGGCGATGTTGCACACGCCTTCCTCCCTAACAGTAACTGGGGAGATCTGGATGGTGACATACATTTCGATGATGAGGATATGTTTACCAAAGACGGCACGGAAG GTTTTGCTTTGCTTCTGGTCGCCATTCATGAGATTGGACATAGCCTTGGACTGAGTCATTCCTACATGGAGAATAGTGTGATGTGGCCTTACTACAAGAATGCCCCTACCAAAGGCTATACACTACCAGAGTTTGACGTACAAAACATCCAATCAATCTATG GTCTAGGTTACGGCTCTCTGTCTGAAACCGGAATGGTTGCGATGAGCAAGCCAGTGGGTCGAGCTGAGCCTAAAGACGGCAGAAATAAAAAGCAACTGCCTGATGCTGCCACCGCTGCAATGTGCCAAGAACCTTACACGGCATTGTTGAAGATGGACACGGAGTTGTTTGCCTTCAGA GACAACATGGTATGGCGTATTCGTATCAAAGATAGACAATTGTTGTCACCAGCGAAAGGTGAATCGGCCAAACGCTATTGGAATGCGATGCCGAGTAAGATCACCGCCGCGTACCAGCGACATGATGGCAATGTTGTCTTCTTTAAAG GGGACAAATATTACGTGTACAAAGGGAAGAATCGGGAGGGTCGTCCGGGGCAAATCAGCAGCATGGGTGTGAAGAGACCAATGACTGCACTGAGGGCCAGCCACCTAGCACCCAATAAGGCTTATCTATTACGAGGTTCTGAGGTGTGGCTGTACGACGAAGGAGCCGGGACTGTGGATCATGGGTACCCCAAGCCAGCCAGCGAGGTTTGGGGAGACCTACCGGCGGGGATCACAGGAGGCGAGATGCTGGATTCCG AAACCACGATATTCTTGAAAGGCACCCGATATTTTGAAATGGACAATAACAACAGAGTGACATCACCACGTGGGAACCAATCAAATCTATTTAGTGTGCACTTTCTTGGCTGTAAGTAG